AACCCTCTCAAACGCTGTTGATGCAGACAGAAGTATGTAAAGCCCTCCCCCTTTGACTAATGGGAAAGGTTATTGTCATGACACCATTTTACTATCTATCACTTTGCTGTGTTCTGATTCATTGTTATTTGAGGTGGTGTCCATTACAgcggtatcacctgcaaacttgtaaatggagttagagcagaatctggtcatgcagtcatgagtgtacagggagtagaataGGGAACTGAGGATGCGATCTAGTTGAGCACAAATACCTATACCCTCTTAGTTCTAATTTTAATATGTTTGCATGTGTGTGGTATTGATGAGGCTCATCACCAAGAAACTTAAACTGAAAGTTTCAGGGTGTTAATTCATTGTTCTGTATTCCTTATCAGTGGAAGAATCATTCATCTCCTTTCTCCCTGCAAATTCCTTTTGTTATGTTAACCATTAACTCAGATTACATGACAAACATCCCCTCATCTGGAATGAAAATAATTTGTTTATACAAACACTCATGGTTGCAAAGTCTCTTCAACCAAATGATTGTGCTCATGAATTTTCAGTGGACTCACAAAAAACTCACATTGACTCCTCCAGCAAATTGCTTAAGATTACTGAAACTAATGACTAACAACTCCCTGTAATTTTCTGTTGACAAATGTTTATTGACTGAGACAAACCAATTTTATAGAGATTAACAATTTattcaacccacacaaaatgctggtggaacacagcaggccaggcagcatctatagggagaagaactgtcaatgtttcgggccgagacccttcgtcaggacttcgatgggtcctgatgaagggtctcggcctgaaacggcgacagtgcttctccctatagatgctgcctggcttgctgtgttccaccagcattttgtgtatgttgtttgaatttccagtatctgcagatttcctcctgttaacAATTTATTTCTGTGGAGTTATTAGTTATTAATGAACACTTAAATATGCTGATTTCATAGGGAATGCATAATAAATATGTTAGGTAATAACTATGTTAATTAGCAATacttaaaaacagttacttccctcaaACTGTCAGACTAATCAACGCCTCCACcaattaacccaccccaccacccctcacCACTGCTACATACACACCAcctggtgtcactttatggacataaaatcTTGAGGCCTCCATTAGCCAGGGTCAACAAAGGagttgtgtcccagctgtctacatgatattcAAGCCAGGGTagcacgatatggagagcaagctgttgcccatgtcacaggctccccctctccatgcatctgatgaatcaAAAGGATTGGcaaagactgatacagtttggcatcgtaggagttgccagtcagcattgaactcaatgttggTCTGCCTTAGAGACCCCAGAtccagatttttcctcggggtttactcttgaagccttccccgtgagtgtgtACAGCcagaaggcagcagaggtttgagatcaaagttttccttctctgAGATGACCTGCCAACCATGGATAATAAACCCTATCTGCCCAATGcagctggttttaaggtgccagtaacccacctttaccTCTTCTCCTGTCGGTAGAACTGGTTCTgctaggcttagtagctaagctgcatgtaaaggcccagagctggtcttggttgtcgaggctgtttgagacacacaccatttggagcatttaataggtagtgggagcttattcccCACTACCCgccccgcgcccccccccccaccccaaccccttcCGGTATGACAACCTTACAGAACCATATACAATCAATCGATGTACAGTCTGtcacagttacttgtacattgtgttacTTCGAGTTCTAATGTGTTCTTTCTGCTTACTGTGTTCTTTTATGTTGCATCAAaaccaatcatttcattctcctttactctcaagtactgaagaatgacaataaacaacatTGAACCTTAAATCTTGAAAAGAATCTGAAGAGTGCTATGGCAAAGCTTCCATTAAGATCaagatcacaagaaaaacattctTACCACAGTCACTCTGAGATCCACGAACACAGTGTAAAGTCCCATAGCTACACTTACACCATGTACAGTTTTTAGGCACCCATGCTCCTTCCGGAATGTAGCCACAGTTTCTGTCACAAAGTGGGAAAAAATTCATAGGCAATTATTTGGCATAAACTATCATTCAGCAAAATATAATCCAAAAGATATAATTTATTTCCCCAATTTCCCTCCAAATTTTGTGAATATATATTCCTTCTCCAGCAGGTGTTCCATTGAGATAGTCTTGAACTGCTCCAGCATAGTAGTTTTTATCCTTCTTGAACCGAAAGAGTGTGTATCTGCAAATTGATTGACTGTAAAAGGCTTCCCAACCAAGCCTACTTTGACTTGTAAAAGAATTATACAGATAACTAGTTAAGTTTCCTTTCTCTCTAGTCAAATTGTGATAAAGATTCATAAAACAAAACCATTTGCTAATCAGACAATGCAAGGAAACCTAGTATTGTCTAGCCTATTGGCCAACCAACCAGGATCATTGCAAAATTTCAATTTGCTTTCCTATGTATACTAAgaagcatctgaagattttaatTTTATGCTTCAATGTGCAGTACAaacttgtttttttaaataaattggaAAATGAGTTTATTATCATTACATGTATGAAGTACGGTGAAGAACTTTGTTTTGTAtgctatccatacagatcatttcactaCAACAGTGCATTAAGCtactacaaggtaaaacaataacagaaagcagaataaagtgttacagttacagagaaagggcagtgcagacagacaataggATGCAACACCTCAACAAGGTAGAGTGTGAGGTCACGAGTCCATCTTATTATACTATGGGACCGGGACCATTCAATACTTAATATATAATAAAATATTAGACAAAATATTTAGTCATGTGTATGTTACAATTATAGATAATGAAAGGAGTAAAATTATGCATCAAGGATATCAGAAACCAAGATCCCCTAAATGAAATCAAAAGGATATAAAGCTTGTCATTGTGTGGTTCAGCAACACTCTTGAATATTCTCTACTGTGCTTTAGTACTATGTTCGACCAGTGCCATGACTACGTTAAAAGAATGAATATCTGGAAGACACTGAATCTGTACTTGAaatgagaggggatgggagttcGGGGTGGCGTTGAAAGATCAATCACTTGAATTGTACTAGTGAGAAAAAATTGTTATAGAACCAACGAGAAGATGAGAACCGCACAGTCATTAAGCATTAACAAGATAAATGTTTTGTCATCTGGAATGCAATATATAATGACTAAATGCAGGTAACAGAATGTCTTCCTTTATTGTGGTCCTGAATATATAAGGAATATAAACAGCACAAGTCAAGAGGAGGCAAACCTTAGGAGGAATAGCAATATTTTTCTTTATCATAATCCTATAAGCCTATGTAATCCATATCTACCTCAACTGTGACCAGCTGAGAgcattgcaattcttaaatttAACAACACAAATGATCATACCTAATGCGCTCATCATATTCACAACTTCTCCCCACAAAATGTTTGGGGCAAATGCAGAAACTGCCAAGTACACAGGTTCCTCCATTCTGACAGCAACTCTTGTTTAGCCTGCTGCCTggggaaagaaaaataaatcatgcACCTTCAGAAATAGAGCATTGCCTGGTTTGATCCATTTCCTTTCATCAAAGAAAGATGCATGTAACTTGTAAGTTTCATTATTAGAActtgtttgaacccggtagttgACTTGTTGCCTGATTTAGTGAAAGCAATGTGGAAGTGAGCCATTCTGATTAAGGGTCTTTGTTTGGttcaaatgataaaaaaaatcatGTTTTACATTGGGCTACCAATGCTTATATAAACCAGATGCATgaacacatacactcagtggccactttataaggtacctcctgtacctaataaagtggccactgagtgcaggtTCGTAGTCTccggctgctgtagcccatcctcttcaaggtttaacgtgttatgcattcagaggtgctcttcttcacaccactattgtaatgcatggttatctgagttactgtcaccttcctgtcagtttaaaccagtctggctattctcctctgacctttcttatTAACTAGGCACTTTTGCTCAGAGAATTGCCACTTACTAAATGCTTTTTTGGTTTtgtgcactcaccattctctgtaaactcctgaGACTGCAtgaacatcccaggagatcagcagtttctgagatactcaaaccatcctgtctggcaccaacaactatTCCACATTcaaaaagtcacttagatcacatgtcTTCCCCATCCTGAAGAATAATTAAACCTCTTGACAATGAGGCATTAAaatgcatgctttaatgcatttagTTGCTGCGATAAGatcagctgattagatatttagatagatagatagatactttattcatccccatggggaaattcaacttttttccaatgtcccatacacttgttgtagcaaaactaattacatacaatacttaacagtaaaaaatatgatatacatctaaatcactatctcaaaaagcattaataatagcttttaaaaagttcttaagtcctggcggtagaattgtaaagcctaatggcattggggagtattgacctcttcatcctgtctgaggagcattgcatcgatagtaacctgttgctgaaactgcttctctgtctctggatggtgctatgtagaggatgttcagagttatccataattgaccgtagcctactcagcgcccttcgctcagctaccgatgttaaaccctccagtactttgcccacgacagagcccgccttccttaccagcttattaagacgtgaggcgaccctcttcttaatgcttcctccccaacacgccaccacaaagaagagggcactctcctttgcattaacaaggtgtacaggtgtacataataaagtggtcactgagtggaTATTTAGTTTTATGATCAATAAGATTGATCTCACCTGAACTGTTCGTTGTGTTGTTACAACTGGTTTCCTTATTACAATaaaatgccaatcaatatctaGTGAATCTTGGTGAAAAGCACACACCAATGGAAGCTAAGTGAGAACAGGATCGGGGTTCAGATATAATGCTTTGCATGGAATcagtatcactgacatacaatatGTCAttcaaaaggagagcaaaatagtgaggttgtcACTATTTTTGCATTTGTCTAATAAAACAATGCAAAGAATGGCGAATGGAGCAAAAGAACATAGGACAAGTGACGTTTTTTGGTAATGCATACAAATATAAATCAAACAGTAAAATCAACTTGATTAATATTTACTGTTGTTCAATTTCTCAGTACTTTCCGATCAGCTGTGGCTATTTAACTTAGAAATTACAGCCCTCAGTCACTCGGTTCAACAAAGCACATGCAAGTATTTAAATTTCATAGTGAtttctggagagcattctgacaggctgcatcactgtctggtatggggggggggggtgtggggggctactgcacaggaccgaaagaagctgcagaaggttgaaaATTTAGTCAACTTCATCttaggcactagcctacaaaatacccaggacatcttcaaggagcagtgtctcagaaaggcagcatccattattaaggacctccagcacccagagcatgcccttttctcactgttaccatcaggtaagaggtacagaagcctgaaggcacatcctcagtgattcaggaacagcttcttcctctctgccatccgattcttaaatggacattgaacccttggacactaacacactttttaaatatatatttctgttttttgcacaatttttaatctattcaatatatgtatactgtaattgatttacttatctattatttttttctcttgtttatcatgtattgaactgctgcagctaaattaacaaatttcatgacacatgccgatgataataaacctgattctgattctgagatttgCATTTGATTTCACCCAGGTTTAGTAGTAACAATGTTGGAAATACAATTTTGAAAaacgcatggtcatgcacttcagtagtagaaataaatgtggggattattttctaaaaggggagaaaatccaaaaatatgagatgcaaggtgacttgggagtccttgtgcagaacaccctaaagattaacttgcaggtcgattcgatggtgaggaaggcatatgtcatgttggcattcatttcaagaggtctagaatacaaggatAAGGATGTGATGCtcaggttttataaggcactggtgaggcctcaccttgagtattgtggacagttttgggcccctaatcttagaaaagatgtgctggcattggagaggatcctgaggaaattcacaaggatgattccaggaatgaaagggttatcatatgagaaacatttgatgcctctgggtctgtactcgctgtaattcagaaggatgaggggggtatctccttgaaacctttctaatgttgaaaggcctagacagagtagatatggaaaggatgtttcccatggtgggagaatctaggacaagagggcacagcctcaggatagaggggcaccctttcaaaacagagatgcagataattttctttagccaaagggtggtgaatttagggaatttgctgccacatgcAGCTCTGGAGGCCTGGTCGTTCGGTGaagttaaggcagagattgataggttcttgataggacatggcaacaaaggttatggggagaaggccaggaactggggttgaggaggagaaaaaaaggaccagtcatgattgaatggctgagcaggctcggtgggtcagatggcctaattctgctcctatggtctatGGTAACACTGGTTTCCATCGGTTAGAAAGCTGTACTTTCAAGCCCACTCCAGAGATATTGAAGTTTAATACAGGTACTAGGAGTGGGGTGGCACTGTGTTGTTTTGGGTATTTGCTTTCTACAGAGATCCTGCCTAATCAATTAGCTGAAAAGAAAGTCTTTGCATTGTTGAAAGAAGAATTGGGATGGTTAACCAAGAGGTCTTGCTAATATATTCACTCAGCTGACAATATCAAATAAAATGGAACTCTGTCTTGGGCTCAACCTAAATGTTACATCTAAAGATGCACCTGTTTTGACGTCAAGCTACGCCCAGGTATCCTCCCTATAGGATAATCTTAGAATTACCATGTACTGTAAGTATCAGGGTTTAAATAAATCCTGATATATTTCAGCATACTTCTTTTGGTTGAAAATCATAATTCCAACACATCCCATTATTCATGCAGAGCAGACACAGCAAGCTTGAAAATTCAGAAAGCTTTTCAATTCTTAACAATCTACTAAAATATTGAGTACTAACCGCTGTAAGAATAAAATTTTCAAAATGCTCAATTAATCACAATTGAGAAACCAGTAAAAAATGGTTATTCTGGAAAACCTGGATACTGTATTGAGAAATACCCCCTACTCCCTCACAATTTCAATTTCGTCCCGTTTGAGTCCGACAGGGTCAGTTCCGAGGGTCCAACAAGCAGAAATAAATTATCGCTTATCAGGCACTTAGTTTGAACGGGCTATTTAGCTCTTCAAACCCGTTCTGCTATTCCATTAATTTCAATTACGAATTTAAAATGCGGTCAATAATTATCTTTTGGAAGCGTCTTCTTCAGAAGATTTTCCCACCCAGCTGGTAGGACGATAATAAAACCAAGCGAGCGTGCTCTGTTTACTTAGTAAGGACTCGTTTGTTTGGATAAGGATTAAAAAGCTAAAGAGAGATTATTGAAGATGTGATTGATTGATTAGGGGGACGTGGCAATTAAAGTCAACTTGGATCAAGTTTACGACTTCTGTATGAATATTGCAGCATAAACTGGAATATTAGTACCTATTATGCCATTTTATCGCCGTTGACAAAGAGACACACTGCCGTTAGTTAACGGCTGAATCCAAAATTAGACTCCGCAACTTTACTCGATCTCATGTTTTGATCGCCGTGACTTACTGTCCGTTAATCCAATGAACGGTATGACCGCTTCATGGCTTCTCGATTTTCGGTCTTCCGCCTGTTTGTTAAAGTGATTAAAGTGTCTTAAAGAAGATCTGTGATTTTTTTCCGTGTGTTTCTGAACAGTGGAGTCGGAAGAATCCTTATCTTCACAGTTTTGACCTTCGCAGCCTGAAGCTGACCAAACGTAACCGTTTGGTATTACTGGATATCACAaggaaaaagttcaaagtaattttttatcaaagtacatatatgtcactgtatacaatcccgagattcattttcttacaggcattttcagtaaatacaaagaaacacaatggcatcaatgaaagaccgcacacaagatggacaaacaaccaatgtgcaaaagtaaacaaactgtgcagatacaaaaagaagtaaaataacaataaataaataaataaataaatcaataatatcaagagcatgagatgaataATTCAAGCTTCACTTGAGTCGCTTACCAGCCTCAGTTCCCGCCGCCTGTAAGATGACTATCACCACAGACAGGAACCTGAAAGTACATCAAATAGCGGTGAATATTGGGACTAAACGTACCGGAGGATTTCGCACGTCATCCTTGCAGTAAACTCACCGAGAGACTCTTTCCAATTTCATTTTCTTGCTCAGGGGTTATAATTCACTTTTACTCGGAAATCCGATAAATTCGAGGGGGCGCCAGTGGGAGCTGCCACCCTCCTATTCAGGAGCGTTCTTCAACTGTAGTTCTCACCTCGTCCTTCCCGAGCTCTCGGGAAACCAGTACAAACCTGTCCCGCCTCCACATTCAAATAAGCagcctctccatctccctttgaCTTCAGAATCTTTCACTCGCTTTCATTTTTAATGTCAACATTCAGAAAGCAGCAGATCCACCCGCAATTTTCACACTAACACACAGGAGCCCAGCGGCTGCGGGGAGCTCCGATGCCTTCGCTCTGATTTGCAGAGACGCGATCCGCTGGACCCTGCATTGGTATCAGTTCTAGAGAACTTTGTTCTGAATTCCTGCGCTTCAAGTTGTACCCGACGCTGCATAAGTCATTCCTCAATTTATTAGCGATGACGAGAGAAGGCAGGACGTCAATACAGGGCCAGAGAGTAATTTTTACAGGCTGATTTGAGCAAATGTTCGATCATTGACGGCTGTTGGGCATTGCATGCTTAGCTGTTATGAAAATGGTCACCTCAAGGTAAGGGACCACATGAAGCCACACACTTTTCAAATGATCCAACAGGAACCTTCAGCTTTTCCTCTTTTCGGTTTTATCTTCCTTTCCCCAGATTTACTCGCAGTTTCATTTCAGAACGGAACCGTTCTGGCGGGGATGTGACTCTAAACCGACAGCATCCAGTAGACCCGACCAGAAATTCTCCCCGATGTCACCCGGTGGCCACGGGAAAGAAATTTCCAGCAGGGGGTCACTTGGAAAGCAATTAGAGGTGAGAATCCTGGCTCTTTTTTTACTTGTTCGCCCTGGGTCATCAAGGCCAAATGTCATGACTTGTAGGAGATCGGTAAACTCGGAGATGACCCCACTATTCTTGCTCTGGCCTAATATCAAAGTTGGTTTTTTAGACTAATTTCTTAATTTAGACATATAGTGAATTACATTAATATCATAGGTACAGATTTAGgtgaaactatattaaaaagacTAAATTGAATTCCGTTTGGAACTTGAAAACTCGATTTTATCTTTGGATTCTAGAATTAAACAAATAGATTGTAAAAATCTGTAATGACTATGATACAAAAGAAAATAACATTTTTATTCTATTTTAGTTTGATTTTGGATGGGTTTGCTATCCTGAGACAGTATCAGATGGGAGAAGGAATGTGTATTTTAAAGCCACTCTATTAAATCACATAATCATAATATAGATACAAGATATACACCTTACAATTTTATCTATTAAAGTTTTAACTAATAAGCCTTTATTTTTTCTGGGTGAACAATATATGTTATTACTGCTCCATAGTTGTAACACATGGGGAGCTATAAATCATTAACTCTTTCCATTGGTTATCTAATGCTCACTCAACACAGTTGGGAATAAAATGTGTTCCTAGAGGAGGTTTGCATTCCATTCAATGCTATCTTGTTTGTCGCAAAGTACTTGTTAGTTAGATAAAGAACATGGTATAAATGCCATTCATGGCACTCACTCAAATGGGCCTTAATTAAGTATTCTGTCTCAGGAAATATTTGTCCATCCTTTACTTTCAATACTCTCCACTCAAATCTCCTGATGGAACTTAACTGCTGAATGAATTATGAATTTACAAATGCCGTTAATTGGAAACATAAATACTTGGGTCAAGATTTGTCCCAAGGAGTTGCACCATTAGTGGAGTCTACGATCTCCAGGCTGTTCAAAGGGATGCACATTAGAGAAATAtcaacgcaaacacgaggaaatctgcaggtgctggaaattcaagcaacacacacgaaatgctggtggaacgcagccggctaggcagcatctatagggagaagcgctgttgacattttgggctgagacccttcgtcagagaaATAACAACTGCTGATGCAATATCATCAACTCCATGAACGATGCCCATAGCCTGTTGATGTTCTGGCACAACAAAGACTTTGTGATGACTGTCTAAAATCTAACGTTCTGCTGTCACGAGACTCTGAGGGCCTGGGTCCTGTGTGTCAGCTTCTCAGACATttcatttggagtactgtttgAGAAGGAAACATGAGTGTATTGATGCTTTGTAAATAAAATACGTTGGTTGATGGTGATAGGACTGATTTGATAACAATATGAATGTATAGAAAGATGTACTGCTCATATTGTATTTTGTGCAGTATATTTTCATGAGtatgatttatttttaaaataaaaaagtgGTTTGCATAAGGAGATGCATTTTGGTTTGCACAAAGCTTGTTGATCTTCATTTGTTAGGAGTATCCACAACTGAATGTCACCATCTTGCACATTCCAAGGTGCTGGAGTTTGTACTGAAGGACACATTGAGGATCAGAGCAGCCAGCACAAAGGCTCTGCAATAAGGACCACATTCATGGTCTTGCCACCGCTGGACAATCTGTAAAAGCTTCTCAAATGCTTCATGTTCAAGGAACTTGTGATGTGCtcggctgtgtccacaactctctgcagtctcaggcagagcagtttgaacaccaggctgtgatacatcgGGATATGATGCTTttcatggtgcatcaataaaaaatgGGTGAAAGTCAAAGGGGAcacgccaaatttctttagccttgtgaagaagtagaagcactggtgtgctttcttgaTATGAGGGCTGTGATGACCATATTTGGTCAATGACCATATCAGGACCATGTCTGATATGATGGAAAATGGGACCTTTGACATTTCTCCATGAGAGCTAGCatggacttgataggccaaatgttCTTTTCTGCATTGTTCCATATGTATTTGTCAGTAAGTGTGAATTAATTTATAACAATCCTGATGGTGATTTAAGATCATTAAGCTGAAACCTTGGCAATTGTTACATACAAGGTTGGGTAAAATTGGGTGGGGGTTAATGTAAAAACATTAAGAATTTAAAACGTGACTCCAGCCACAGGTTTCAGTGATGAACACCATCATACATTTCCTGACTCTTCTGCTCTCCCTTCCGACCTCTGACCTTCCTTTGGCCCCTCAATCTTCCATGACTGTAGCCTTGGTTCTACTGTCTTCCCTAGAACTAATCGCTGCCTGATGCTGGCTTCTGATTCCTCCATTTGCTCTCAAGCTCTGCACCCCACTCCTGGTTTTCCCGATCCCTCTGTTTCTCATGCCAAATGTCTGTCCTGCACAAGAGCTATCCAGCCTTTCACTCTCATTGCGTATTTTCAGGAAACACTGACAACTTTTAtgagcaagagaaaatctacagatgctggaaatcagagtgacacacacaaaatgctggaggatccaGCAAAACGCTCAACCAAAACGCTTAACCAAAAAGAATCCTCTCCACAATGTCTTCAGCCAGAAAATGTTTCAAAATCTTATTAGTTATCTTCTTTTTTTAACCTAAGACGTATAAGCAAAATATGGACCTGACAACCCTGTCAGTAGTTCTCAGCTACTTACCCAAGACATTCAGATTAGCTTTGTTGTCATCTGGCCTTGACTCAGTTTTCAGATTTGTGCTTTTACATAACATTTAATCTTGTCTTTTGTATAAGCGATCATATTCCCTCGAAAGGAAAGGTCCATTGGAACAAAGATGAAAATAATGTACTTTCAGTGTGCCATGACAATAATGcaactgaatcaggtttattatttctGATATACAGTTctatgtaaaagtcttaggcacacacacacacacacacacacacacacacacacacacacacacacacacacacacacacacacacacacacacacacacacacacacacacacacacacacacacacacttcttcaGTTGTCCATCAGAATCTGATGACAACGTCCACTcatttaacggtgagatctttgatgactatacagtcctatcctggacccacaagctctattgcaggtgggacatgtatatgtggtagtggtggtagtgatggcaaccatggctgcatttctcctggctctcttctgctgtcttctggttgttctttccatctccagaatatgaaccccatcccgacacagctgtcgccaagtgttacggtcagcagtgACATCCTCcgggtcctcaggtctgatcttgcacttccttaaagcattcttcatctgatccttatagcatgTGTGCGTGcatgcacactctcacacacacacacacacacacacacacacacacacacacacacacacacacacacacacacacacacacacacacacacacacacacacacacacacacacacacacacacacacacacgtgccaCTTCTAGACGCAACAAGACTACTTTGCCTCCGCCTCATATtaaatttattgagataaagcatggagtaagcccttccggcccttcaaacCAAGTCACCCAGCAGTCCCTCAATTTAATGCTAGCATAATCACggtacaatttacagtgaccacttaacctacacactggtacgtctttggaatgtgggaggaaactgatgcaCTTACTGCCATTTCTTTTCCTGGAGTACCAATCTCAAAGAAATCAATTTTCCCCTCTCCTGCATCATTTCTGCTTACCTATTTTCCCCTATTTGATTTAATTATTAAacatttactttattttattgtcaccaaacaattgatactagaacgtacaatcatcacagcgatatttgattctgcgcttcgcgctccctggagaacaaatcaaagtaaatgtaataaaaatttaaattataaatcataattagaaaatagaaaagggaaagtaaggtagtgcaaagtaaggatatttggaaggtacgacccagatccgggtcaggatccattcaacAGTCATACCACAgttagaaagaagctgttcccaaatctggccgtatgagtcttcaagctcctgaaccttctcccagagggaagagggacaaaaagtgtgttggctgggtgggtcgtgtccttgattatcctggcagcactgctccgacagcgtgttgtgtaaagtgagtccaaggatggaagatttaCTGTCTGTCTTTCCCAATGATGTGACAAAGAATCACTTACAAAGCTATGTGTCTTCTCAGCATATGTCTTCAGTTTTGACTCACTCTTTCTGGAT
The Hemitrygon akajei chromosome 13, sHemAka1.3, whole genome shotgun sequence genome window above contains:
- the LOC140737474 gene encoding cryptic protein-like, whose translation is MKLERVSRFLSVVIVILQAAGTEAASGCEGQNCEDKDSSDSTVQKHTEKNHRSSLRHFNHFNKQAEDRKSRSHEAVIPFIGLTDSSRLNKSCCQNGGTCVLGSFCICPKHFVGRSCEYDERIRNCGYIPEGAWVPKNCTWCKCSYGTLHCVRGSQSDCDFQGDLKEDLRHYQLISDGSQLLPIRCLLLPGIFLTTVILGLLPLNVWSDKLETVHGTF